CATTTCCAGGGCAAGGTCGAAATCCCTCGCCACATCGCCCGGACAGTGCGCGTCTGAACCCAGAGTCACGGGGATATCCCTTTCGGCACATGCACGCAAAAAAGTCTCCTCGGGATATATCGAGCCTGCGCCCCTTCTCAGTCCTGCCGTATTCACCTCGATCGCCATATCATGTTTCTCCAGCATCGATGCTATATCCCTGTAATACCACTCCATCGATGACGAAGGTGTGAAGTCGACTTTTTTTATCGCGTCAGGGTGAGCGATTATATCGAACAACCCCGTACCGATCATCTTTGAAAGAAGGCTGAAATATTCGGGGAACACATCCTCGGGATCCTCCACACTGTACCTGCTCCTGTGGGACTTGCTCGAAAAATGCCAGTCACCGAGGAAATGCAATGCGCCGATCACATAATCGAATGGCTGGCTGGAGATAAGACTGGCTGTATCGTCTTCATATCCAACAAAATAGTCGGCCTCTATCCCCAGAAGTATGGTGATCCTGTCACTGTACTTTTGCTGGAGCCTGTTCACTTTTGCGACATATTCCGGAAGCCTGTCGATGAGCATGGCGTGATACGGGTCAGGATCGACCACTTTCGGGAGGTGGTCACTGAAACCGATCTCAGCCAGGCCCAGTTCGATGGCCCTGAGCACGTACTCTTCGAGTGCCCCGGTCGAATGACCGCAGAATTCACCATGCATGTGATAGTCAATCATGTCGTTGAGAATACAATAATAACTCCCATCCGGGCAAGTGTTACCGGGAAATAGATCGCAAAAGCCCACTATTTTAATCTTTTCCTAAAGAGAAGGACCGATTCAGCCGAATCAACGGTAATTGCAGGGAGCTGAATATGCGTCGTGAAAAAATAATGATATATAGCCATAACCAGGCGATGATAGAGCTCATCCAGTCGAGACTCGCCTCTCCCGTGAATATAATCGCCACGGCTATGTCGACGACCGAGGCGAGGACATTGATGGAGGACGAACAGTTTCACATCATAATCCTTGCCGGACACAGGGACCTGGACAACGTTCTGGACCTTCTGAACTTTGCCAATCAGCTCGAACACCGGCCCTCATCCATAGTCGTCGAGATCAACGCGGACCGAAGGGCACTGCTTCAAACGCTGAATGCCGGCTGTTCATATTTCATTGACGGCACCGCGGAAGTGGAACGGATCGAAGGCATAGTCTCTTTTCTGATGAACGAGAAACGTGAGTTGATCAAGCGCAGCGAACAGATGCAGGCAAGGGAGTTCGTCAGAAAATCGGAGGGGCCGCCGTCCGACAAAGCTCTTTCGAGGAGAGAGAACGAGATCCTCTACACCATGCTCAGGGGAATGAGCAATCGGGAGATATCGAAAGAACTTGAGATCAGCGAGAAGACCGTCAAAAATCATCTGTGGAAGATATACAGAAAATTCGATGTGGACAACAGGACACAGCTCTTCAATCACCTGATCCTGTCATGTCCCTGCATGAAGATCTCCACCAGCCCGGTAGAAGACAGGCCTCAGCATATCCTTGGCAGAATGTCTCCATAGGGCAGATCCACAACACGTTCGCCGCCGAAAGATGTCTTGAGTATGACATTACCGGCCGGAGCATCTATAACCTCACCTATCACAGAAGCATCGAGTCCGAGCTCGTGAGATCTCATGAATTCGAGGGCCCCTTCACCATGCTCCTTTGCTATGACCATGACGAATTTCCCCTCGTTAGCTATATGCATCGGTTCATACCCCATCAGGTCGCAACCCTTCCTCACTTCTTCCCTGATCGGGATCGAATCCTCGTCCACCCGGATACAGACACCCGAATCCACGGCGATCTCGTTGAGTACCGCTGCCAGACCGCCCCTCGTGGCATCCCTCATAGCTCTGATTCCATCGGTCACGCGCAGCATCGGGGTTATGATCTTCGACAGCGGGGCCGTGTCGCTCACCAGCTCGCTGCCGAAATCCAGGCCTTCCCTGAGACTCAATATGGCCAGGCCGTGATCGCCTATCGTCCCATTGATCAGGACCAGGTCTCCCGGCATGGCGGAAGAGGAAGACAGCGATAGATCTTCCTGAACAAGACCTATTCCCGAAGTATTGATGAACAGTCCGTCCGCCTTCCCTCTATCGACGACCTTTGTGTCGCCCGTCACGACCTGCACTCCCGCCTCCACGCTGGTCCTGGCAATAGAGTCGAGTATCCTGTCCAGATCCTCGAACAGAAAACCTTCCTCAATGATGAACGAAAGAGAGATGGCTGTCGGTACGGCGCCAGATACGGCCAGGTCGTTCACTGTCCCGCAAACCGCCAGATGCCCTATATCTCCGCCGGGGAAAAAGATCGGCTGAACAACGAATGAATCCGTCGTAAAAGCAATCTTTCCCTTTCCAGGTTCGATGACCGCGCTATCCTGAAGTGGCCTGCCGGCTTCACCTCCGAGTTTTTTTACTATTCTCTCGACGAGCTCCTTCATCATGATCCCTCCGCCACCATGCGCAAGGAGGATCCTGTCTTCTTCCCTTCTATTCATCGCTGATCTCCTTCATTCCTGATCGGGGTTATGTTCCTGACCCCGTGATTCCCTTTATCATCTTCGCTATCCCCACCTGGGCCTGCCCGAGTGATATCCCACCGTCATTGGGAGGAACTACACGGTGAAAGTAAAATTTTACCTGTGAAGAGGCCGAGGACCTCATAATATTCTCACATAGAAGGCGGTTCTGGAAGACTCCGCCTGACAGGACGACTTCACGGCATCCGTTCTCAACGGCCAGCCTGGTCGCCATTTCTACTATCATATCGGCAACACAGAGATGAAAGGCTGCCGCAATATCTTTTCCTGCGATGCCGTCCATCAGGTCGTCGACAATCCCTTTTATAATCGGCGCGCCATCGATCAGGACCGGTTCCCCCTCCGATATATCGAAGGAATATCTCCTTTCGGGATCAGTGACTTCCCGAGCGAGGCTCTCCAGCGCGATCGCCGCCTGTGCTTCGTAGCTCACCTTCGTGCCCAATCCGAGTATCGCGGCTGCGGCATCGAACAGCCTGCCGGCGCTCGACGTCATATGTGTATTGATCATTTGTGATACCATCCCGAGTATCTGCCGCGCGGGAAGGCCTTCGAATGAAAACCCTGGAAGTTCGATATCAGCGGCTTTCTCTCCCAAAAACTCCCTGAGGTAGACTAGAGCCATTCTCCACGGTTCCCGCACAGCGGCAGCGCCTCCGGGAAGCGGTACATACTTCAGGTGGGCAAGCCTCCTGAAATCGTGATGGTAGGCGAGGAGAAATTCTCCTCCCCATAGATTTCCGTCACTTCCATAACCGGTCCCGTCGAATGAGACACCTATCGCTGGCCCCTCGATCCCGTACTCGACCATGACACTGACCGCATGAGCGTGATGGTGCTGGACCCGGATTCTCTCAGAACAATCGTACGCGTCGGCAAAACGTGTCGTAAAATAGTCGGGGTGAAGATCGCTGACAACCACCTCGGGACTGACATCCAGTATCGAGCAGAACGATTCGAGCTCCCTTTTAAAATTCTCCT
The sequence above is a segment of the Candidatus Latescibacterota bacterium genome. Coding sequences within it:
- the hypE gene encoding hydrogenase expression/formation protein HypE, whose protein sequence is MNRREEDRILLAHGGGGIMMKELVERIVKKLGGEAGRPLQDSAVIEPGKGKIAFTTDSFVVQPIFFPGGDIGHLAVCGTVNDLAVSGAVPTAISLSFIIEEGFLFEDLDRILDSIARTSVEAGVQVVTGDTKVVDRGKADGLFINTSGIGLVQEDLSLSSSSAMPGDLVLINGTIGDHGLAILSLREGLDFGSELVSDTAPLSKIITPMLRVTDGIRAMRDATRGGLAAVLNEIAVDSGVCIRVDEDSIPIREEVRKGCDLMGYEPMHIANEGKFVMVIAKEHGEGALEFMRSHELGLDASVIGEVIDAPAGNVILKTSFGGERVVDLPYGDILPRIC
- a CDS encoding response regulator transcription factor, which produces MRREKIMIYSHNQAMIELIQSRLASPVNIIATAMSTTEARTLMEDEQFHIIILAGHRDLDNVLDLLNFANQLEHRPSSIVVEINADRRALLQTLNAGCSYFIDGTAEVERIEGIVSFLMNEKRELIKRSEQMQAREFVRKSEGPPSDKALSRRENEILYTMLRGMSNREISKELEISEKTVKNHLWKIYRKFDVDNRTQLFNHLILSCPCMKISTSPVEDRPQHILGRMSP
- a CDS encoding histidinol-phosphatase; its protein translation is MHGEFCGHSTGALEEYVLRAIELGLAEIGFSDHLPKVVDPDPYHAMLIDRLPEYVAKVNRLQQKYSDRITILLGIEADYFVGYEDDTASLISSQPFDYVIGALHFLGDWHFSSKSHRSRYSVEDPEDVFPEYFSLLSKMIGTGLFDIIAHPDAIKKVDFTPSSSMEWYYRDIASMLEKHDMAIEVNTAGLRRGAGSIYPEETFLRACAERDIPVTLGSDAHCPGDVARDFDLALEMVRRAGVRTTAKFRGRKMLRFPVVELFDFDGRTAVV